A single Mycobacteriales bacterium DNA region contains:
- a CDS encoding cation:proton antiporter subunit C produces MSYYAYFVAGAILLIGAVGVARSRNLVQAVVCLSISQAGTYVLLLSIGYQWKALAPVFGSTVKPSTDVVDPVVQALCLTDIVVSAMVTALLLALSLQIAKQHGTTDPDKLSALRG; encoded by the coding sequence ATGAGCTACTACGCGTATTTCGTTGCCGGAGCGATCCTGCTCATCGGCGCAGTCGGGGTCGCGCGAAGCCGGAACCTGGTCCAAGCCGTGGTCTGCCTGTCCATCAGCCAGGCAGGGACCTATGTCCTGCTGCTGAGCATCGGCTACCAGTGGAAGGCACTGGCACCAGTGTTCGGTTCCACCGTCAAGCCGTCCACGGATGTCGTCGACCCGGTCGTGCAAGCGCTCTGCCTGACGGACATCGTCGTCTCCGCGATGGTCACCGCGCTGTTGCTTGCCCTGTCGTTGCAGATCGCCAAGCAGCACGGCACGACCGACCCGGACAAGCTGTCGGCGCTGAGGGGCTGA
- a CDS encoding phosphatase PAP2 family protein: MHRARLMSSRPSWWSQLVLVVGFLFAYDQLRAWHGNVVGVAVHNGREVLSVDRWLHVAWSQPMDTWLAGHATAGILLAGYYVVMHLGATTGMLLALFLWSPAYRRHRNALLILSLLALIVFWVYPTAPPRLLPGFHDTVRHDLPFAYQAETDGANLYAAMPSLHVAWAVWVAVSVRALTARKWVRLLAALHPVATAVSVLATGNHYMLDVLAGAALTPVGYLVLGVGERLRHRFAVGSAHAVRRT; the protein is encoded by the coding sequence ATGCATCGCGCCCGGCTCATGTCGTCGAGACCGAGCTGGTGGTCGCAACTGGTCCTCGTGGTCGGGTTTCTCTTCGCCTACGACCAGCTTCGAGCCTGGCACGGCAACGTCGTCGGCGTCGCCGTGCACAACGGACGTGAGGTGCTCTCGGTCGATCGCTGGCTGCACGTGGCGTGGTCGCAACCGATGGACACCTGGCTCGCGGGGCATGCCACCGCCGGCATCCTGCTGGCCGGCTATTACGTCGTCATGCATCTGGGTGCGACGACGGGGATGCTGCTCGCGCTCTTCTTGTGGTCTCCGGCGTACCGCCGGCACCGCAACGCCTTGCTCATCCTCAGCCTGCTCGCGCTGATCGTGTTCTGGGTCTACCCGACCGCCCCGCCCCGGTTGCTTCCCGGCTTCCACGACACCGTCCGCCACGACCTTCCCTTCGCCTACCAGGCAGAGACGGACGGCGCGAACCTGTACGCCGCGATGCCCTCGCTGCACGTCGCATGGGCGGTGTGGGTGGCCGTGTCGGTCCGAGCGCTGACCGCACGCAAGTGGGTTCGGCTGCTCGCCGCATTGCATCCGGTGGCCACCGCGGTGTCAGTCCTCGCCACCGGCAACCACTACATGTTGGACGTGCTCGCCGGCGCAGCGCTGACACCGGTCGGCTACCTGGTGCTCGGGGTCGGCGAGCGGCTTCGCCACCGGTTCGCGGTCGGGTCGGCCCATGCTGTTCGGCGTACTTAG
- the lysA gene encoding diaminopimelate decarboxylase produces the protein MTSSALSTGDLAAARDAVLSLCPVGADLDEDGSLRIGGIPVDELASTYGTPAYVVDEDALLAQAGRFRTALTAAWPRSRVVFASKAFPCTAGYRTLSAAGLAIEVSGGGELAAALAGGVTPADIVMQGNAKTDEELELALDAGVGTIVVDNFDDIDRLERRVVDTQRVLLRVIPGVRGETHDAMSTGQAGSKFGLAAADAERAIAMLRTSDRLYLAGVHMHIGSQICATEPFVAAVEALSRFGEFDTYDLGGGLGARYTYADAPPGVEDWVSALVAAARRCLPAEAEILIEPGRRLVARSGVTLYRVVSVKGHQPTFVAVDGGMGDNLDVSLYGQRFEATLAHRVGGGEPVELVGRHCESGDVISHAVPLRDPKVGDIVVVPVTGAYCYTMSNNYNGARRPPVVFCRGGEARLVVRRETYEDLLRRDQ, from the coding sequence ATGACCTCGTCAGCGCTATCGACCGGTGACCTGGCCGCTGCCCGGGACGCCGTGCTCTCACTGTGCCCCGTCGGCGCGGACCTGGATGAGGACGGCAGCCTGAGGATCGGCGGGATCCCCGTCGACGAGCTCGCGTCGACCTACGGCACACCGGCGTACGTCGTCGATGAGGACGCATTGCTGGCCCAGGCCGGCCGTTTCAGGACGGCCCTCACCGCCGCCTGGCCGCGATCGCGTGTGGTCTTCGCATCCAAGGCCTTTCCGTGCACCGCCGGTTACCGGACCTTGTCCGCGGCCGGGTTGGCGATCGAAGTGTCAGGCGGTGGTGAGCTCGCGGCGGCACTCGCCGGCGGCGTCACCCCGGCGGACATCGTGATGCAGGGCAACGCCAAGACCGACGAGGAACTCGAGTTGGCACTCGACGCCGGGGTCGGCACGATCGTCGTCGACAACTTCGACGACATCGACCGGCTCGAGCGACGGGTCGTCGACACCCAGCGCGTCCTGCTTCGCGTCATCCCGGGCGTTCGTGGCGAGACCCATGACGCCATGTCGACCGGTCAGGCCGGGTCGAAGTTCGGTCTGGCCGCAGCCGACGCCGAACGTGCGATCGCGATGTTGCGAACCAGCGACCGGCTGTATCTCGCCGGCGTACACATGCACATCGGCAGCCAGATCTGTGCGACCGAGCCGTTCGTCGCCGCGGTGGAGGCGCTGAGCCGGTTCGGCGAGTTCGACACCTACGACCTCGGCGGCGGGCTCGGGGCGCGCTACACCTACGCCGACGCACCACCTGGTGTGGAGGACTGGGTTTCGGCGCTCGTGGCGGCGGCCCGGCGCTGCCTGCCGGCAGAAGCCGAGATCCTGATCGAACCCGGTCGGCGGCTGGTGGCCCGGTCCGGCGTCACGCTCTACCGCGTCGTGTCCGTCAAGGGACACCAACCGACGTTCGTCGCCGTCGACGGCGGCATGGGTGACAACCTCGACGTCTCGCTCTACGGGCAGCGGTTCGAGGCCACGCTTGCGCACCGGGTCGGAGGTGGTGAGCCGGTCGAGCTGGTCGGCCGGCACTGCGAGTCCGGCGACGTGATCAGCCACGCCGTGCCCCTGCGCGACCCGAAAGTCGGTGACATCGTCGTCGTGCCGGTCACCGGGGCCTACTGCTACACGATGTCCAACAACTACAACGGTGCCCGCCGCCCGCCGGTCGTGTTCTGCCGTGGCGGTGAGGCCCGGCTGGTCGTGCGCCGGGAGACCTACGAGGACCTGCTGCGCCGCGACCAGTGA
- a CDS encoding proton-conducting transporter membrane subunit, translated as MHFNDGLAQLAPVSIAIPIIVACVLLSIGHRAPRPLVDGTAIAGAAAVVGLDAALFAGSGGRVINWIGNWLPGAGHPVGIVFVVDRIGAGIALLAATLMLLAMVYSARYFESADAHYHCLMMLFLAGMNGFALTGDLFDMFVFFELMGAAAYALTGFKVEDRSSLQGALNFGIVNSLGAYVTLMGIGLVYAHTGQLGLAQIGASLNHQRVDALIAVGFVLVISGWLVKAAAVPFHFWLDDAHAAAPTPVCVLFSGVMVELGLYGVLRVYWSAFAGTIPVADVRRTFIVLGAVTALVGAVMCLAQRHLKRLLAFSTIAHMGLFMCAAGTMGAAGTTGAAVYVAGHAGAKCALFLLAGMLLNRYGSVDEVTLHGRARDAPVLAVLFGIAALALAGLPPFGSALGKAIGEDALSANGYWFGPVLFVAVSAMTGGAALRAGGRIFLGIGPRPTEGSQQTTGDEEQPETIERFRARSVSLVGPIIVLLAGSLAIGVDSSAVNAIGGGAERMLDHAGYLAETLRHAVPRPIRTPAGIGWTTKGVVLGLVSTVLAVSVATIGWYIEPITQRFASALSPFQRGIAGIRALHSGHVGDYVAWLMVGVVALGALVGLPLR; from the coding sequence ATGCACTTCAACGACGGGCTGGCTCAGCTGGCACCCGTCAGCATCGCCATCCCGATCATCGTCGCCTGCGTGTTGCTGTCGATCGGCCACCGTGCGCCCCGCCCGCTGGTGGACGGTACGGCGATCGCGGGCGCGGCCGCAGTCGTGGGACTCGACGCCGCGCTGTTCGCCGGAAGCGGCGGACGGGTGATCAACTGGATCGGCAACTGGCTTCCCGGCGCCGGCCATCCGGTCGGCATCGTGTTCGTCGTCGATCGGATCGGCGCCGGCATCGCGCTGCTCGCCGCGACGCTGATGCTGCTCGCGATGGTCTACTCCGCGCGCTACTTCGAGTCCGCGGATGCCCACTACCACTGCCTGATGATGCTGTTCCTTGCCGGCATGAACGGCTTCGCCCTGACCGGCGACCTGTTCGACATGTTCGTGTTCTTCGAGCTCATGGGTGCGGCGGCGTATGCGTTGACCGGCTTCAAGGTCGAAGATCGCAGCTCGCTTCAAGGTGCGTTGAACTTCGGCATCGTCAACTCGCTCGGGGCCTACGTCACGCTGATGGGGATCGGGCTCGTGTACGCCCACACCGGCCAGCTCGGCCTCGCCCAGATCGGTGCGAGCCTGAACCACCAACGCGTAGATGCGCTGATCGCCGTCGGCTTCGTCCTCGTCATCTCCGGCTGGTTGGTGAAGGCGGCGGCCGTGCCGTTCCACTTCTGGCTCGACGACGCTCACGCAGCGGCTCCGACGCCGGTGTGCGTCCTGTTCTCGGGAGTCATGGTGGAACTCGGACTGTACGGCGTGCTGCGGGTCTACTGGTCCGCGTTCGCGGGCACGATTCCGGTCGCCGACGTCCGTCGTACCTTCATCGTCCTCGGTGCGGTCACCGCACTGGTCGGTGCGGTGATGTGCCTGGCGCAGCGGCACCTCAAGCGGCTGCTGGCCTTCTCGACGATCGCGCACATGGGCTTGTTCATGTGCGCGGCGGGCACCATGGGCGCCGCGGGTACGACGGGAGCGGCGGTGTACGTCGCCGGCCACGCCGGGGCGAAGTGCGCACTGTTCCTGCTCGCGGGCATGCTGCTCAACCGCTACGGAAGCGTCGACGAGGTCACCCTGCACGGCCGGGCCCGCGACGCGCCGGTTCTGGCGGTGCTCTTCGGCATCGCCGCGCTGGCGCTGGCCGGCCTGCCGCCCTTCGGCAGCGCCCTGGGCAAGGCGATCGGCGAGGATGCGCTCAGCGCGAACGGCTACTGGTTCGGTCCTGTGCTGTTCGTCGCGGTTTCCGCCATGACCGGCGGCGCGGCGCTGCGCGCCGGTGGCCGGATCTTCCTCGGGATCGGGCCGCGTCCCACCGAGGGCAGCCAGCAGACGACCGGCGACGAGGAGCAGCCGGAGACGATCGAACGGTTCCGCGCACGTTCGGTCAGCCTGGTCGGTCCGATCATCGTGCTGCTGGCCGGCTCCCTCGCGATCGGCGTGGACTCCTCCGCGGTCAACGCGATCGGGGGCGGCGCCGAGCGCATGCTCGACCATGCCGGCTACCTCGCAGAGACCCTTCGCCATGCCGTGCCACGCCCCATCCGCACTCCCGCCGGAATCGGTTGGACCACGAAGGGCGTCGTACTCGGGCTGGTCTCCACCGTCCTGGCGGTCTCGGTCGCCACTATCGGCTGGTACATCGAACCGATCACCCAGCGCTTCGCGTCCGCGCTGAGTCCGTTTCAACGAGGCATCGCCGGCATCCGCGCGCTGCACTCCGGGCACGTCGGCGACTACGTGGCCTGGCTGATGGTCGGCGTGGTCGCACTCGGAGCGCTGGTCGGACTGCCTCTGCGCTGA
- a CDS encoding hydrogenase subunit MbhD domain-containing protein translates to MSFLVAISLTLVLAAAIAVVMTEDPHRQAVTLSLFGVCLAVLFFVLQAPDVALSQVAVGTAIVPLMVLLTISKIRGSR, encoded by the coding sequence ATGAGCTTCCTCGTGGCCATCTCGCTCACGCTGGTGCTGGCCGCGGCGATCGCGGTCGTCATGACCGAGGACCCCCACCGCCAGGCCGTGACGTTGTCGCTGTTCGGCGTCTGCCTCGCCGTACTGTTCTTCGTCCTTCAGGCACCGGACGTCGCGCTCAGCCAGGTCGCGGTCGGGACGGCCATCGTTCCCCTCATGGTGCTTCTGACCATCAGCAAGATCCGGGGCAGCCGGTGA
- a CDS encoding glycosyltransferase — translation MLASWLIAGLACAVLSTALLLAPVPIVMGNAGGTWAWSRRLILAVVGTAITVAVGVGVLDVIGATRINLIGSASALALGSLLWLPATRRWSARAHLCWACTVFLFVAYLAFMLDWTFQSGLSALSEAGGFLLWLLELFAAFLACAYLWELCDALGSQRWRRRVGQGASTEAFQTGPLPFVSLHVPAHNEPPEMVIETLTTLLRLDYPSYEVVAIDDNSDDPQLWRPVEAWCLEHGVKFQHLEDWPGYKSGALNYALQHLTDPRAELVGVCDSDYQMNPDFLRGCAPLFRDESVGFIQAPQDYREWQGDRYYRRLYYSYEYFFAVSQPSRNERDGAIFAGTMGLIRRRALDELGGWNEWCITEDAELSLRLLRAGWSGLHVDRSFGHGIMPLTFEALKGQRFRWCFGGIQILRMHWRSLLFGKAAADNRMSTGQRWAYLSGALQWYGDLLGLLFFLFLLAGAANIGAGGGLLFRKLTGFLIATIPLLFALGLIRAIALLRRRTGASWREALGAFLIWQSTSLVTARASVQALYAREAEFLRTPKTSDRSTLWDAVKGNRGETLLALAGLAAIITSLTRPTTYAGPLTAILLVWPTISYGAALVNSRAAQRASLPPELAARRRTEWLRGSPGARVTLAFGAAGASALIVVIVLGLLAPQRGPVHTPSLLQPAKGKPAYTSTSPSPSPSSSTSPSPTASTPASPPAGGSSSASPTSSATSSATSSSSPSPTPSSSSPASSSSSPAAAPGSP, via the coding sequence GTGCTCGCGTCGTGGCTGATCGCCGGCCTCGCGTGCGCCGTGCTGAGCACCGCGCTCTTGCTCGCTCCGGTCCCCATCGTGATGGGCAACGCCGGCGGGACGTGGGCGTGGAGCCGACGCCTGATCCTTGCCGTGGTCGGCACGGCGATCACCGTGGCGGTCGGTGTCGGTGTGCTGGACGTCATCGGCGCCACTCGCATCAACCTGATCGGATCCGCATCCGCGCTTGCGCTCGGCTCGCTGCTGTGGCTTCCCGCTACGCGGCGATGGAGCGCGCGCGCCCACCTGTGTTGGGCCTGCACGGTCTTTCTGTTCGTCGCCTACCTCGCGTTCATGCTCGACTGGACCTTCCAGAGCGGCCTGTCCGCGCTGTCGGAGGCCGGCGGCTTCCTGCTGTGGCTGCTCGAGCTGTTCGCGGCGTTCCTTGCGTGCGCCTATCTATGGGAGCTGTGCGACGCGTTGGGCAGCCAGCGCTGGCGCCGGCGGGTCGGCCAAGGGGCCAGCACGGAGGCGTTCCAGACCGGGCCGCTGCCGTTCGTGAGCCTGCACGTCCCCGCGCACAACGAGCCACCCGAGATGGTGATCGAAACCCTGACCACGCTCCTTCGGCTCGACTACCCGTCGTACGAGGTCGTTGCCATCGACGACAACAGCGACGATCCGCAGTTGTGGCGACCGGTCGAAGCATGGTGTCTCGAGCACGGCGTCAAGTTCCAGCACCTCGAGGACTGGCCGGGCTACAAGTCGGGCGCGCTCAACTACGCGCTCCAGCACCTCACCGACCCGCGGGCCGAGCTGGTCGGCGTGTGCGACTCGGACTACCAGATGAACCCGGACTTCCTGCGAGGATGCGCGCCGCTGTTCCGCGACGAGTCCGTAGGGTTCATCCAGGCGCCGCAGGACTACCGGGAGTGGCAGGGCGACCGCTACTACCGCCGGCTGTATTACTCCTACGAGTACTTCTTCGCCGTGTCGCAGCCGTCGCGGAACGAGCGTGACGGCGCGATCTTCGCCGGGACGATGGGCCTGATCCGGCGTCGTGCCCTCGACGAGCTCGGCGGCTGGAACGAGTGGTGCATCACCGAGGACGCCGAGCTTTCTCTGCGGCTGCTTCGCGCCGGGTGGTCCGGCCTGCACGTGGATCGGTCGTTCGGCCACGGCATCATGCCGCTCACCTTCGAGGCGCTGAAGGGGCAACGGTTTCGCTGGTGCTTCGGCGGCATCCAGATCCTCCGCATGCACTGGCGGTCGTTGCTGTTCGGCAAGGCGGCGGCGGACAACCGGATGTCGACCGGCCAGCGCTGGGCCTACCTGTCGGGGGCCTTGCAGTGGTACGGCGACCTGCTCGGCCTGCTGTTCTTTCTCTTTCTCCTGGCCGGCGCCGCGAACATCGGCGCCGGCGGTGGGTTGTTGTTCCGCAAGCTCACCGGTTTCCTGATCGCCACCATCCCGCTGCTGTTCGCGCTCGGTCTGATCCGTGCGATCGCTCTGCTTCGCCGGCGGACGGGAGCAAGCTGGCGAGAGGCGCTGGGCGCGTTCCTCATCTGGCAGTCGACGTCGCTGGTCACCGCGCGGGCATCCGTCCAGGCTCTCTACGCGCGCGAGGCCGAGTTCCTGCGTACGCCGAAGACGAGCGACCGCTCCACCCTCTGGGACGCGGTGAAGGGAAACCGCGGCGAGACGTTGCTCGCGCTCGCCGGGCTGGCCGCGATCATCACCTCGCTGACCAGGCCGACGACCTATGCCGGTCCGCTCACCGCGATCCTGCTGGTCTGGCCGACGATCAGCTACGGCGCGGCGTTGGTGAACTCGCGCGCAGCACAGCGTGCGTCGCTCCCGCCGGAGCTGGCCGCGCGGCGCCGTACCGAGTGGCTGCGCGGGTCGCCCGGCGCTCGGGTCACGCTTGCGTTCGGCGCGGCCGGGGCCAGCGCTCTCATCGTGGTGATCGTCCTCGGCCTGCTGGCACCGCAACGCGGGCCGGTGCACACACCGAGCCTGTTGCAGCCCGCCAAGGGCAAGCCGGCGTACACCAGCACGTCGCCGAGCCCGAGTCCGTCGTCGTCCACCTCGCCGTCACCGACCGCATCCACGCCTGCTTCTCCGCCGGCGGGTGGATCGTCCTCGGCGTCGCCGACCTCGAGCGCGACATCGAGCGCGACATCGAGCTCCTCGCCGTCACCGACGCCGTCGTCGTCGAGTCCGGCCTCGTCGTCGTCGAGCCCGGCCGCCGCACCCGGCTCGCCATAA
- a CDS encoding MnhB domain-containing protein codes for MSRRARLWMVGIAGAALAVVLASAFLDLPAFGGSHHPYRTAAVHAAVAHRTANAVSSVNFDQRGLDTLGEESILFVSIIGVSALLRPTKEEREAGPSDTGRVMEATRVLGYAMIPLALIIGLDVIAHGVVTPGGGFQGGIVLATAIHLLYVAGSYGPLQRLRPVRIFEHGEAIGAATFACFGIAGAATTLGFLANTLPLGTFGQLFSAGTVPLLNGAVGIEVASGVIVLVAKFLDQAILLGPRPR; via the coding sequence GTGAGCAGGCGGGCTCGGCTCTGGATGGTGGGTATCGCCGGCGCGGCGCTGGCCGTCGTGCTGGCCTCCGCGTTCCTCGACCTGCCGGCCTTCGGCGGGTCACACCATCCGTACCGCACGGCGGCGGTGCATGCGGCGGTGGCTCACCGGACCGCGAATGCGGTGAGCTCGGTGAACTTCGACCAGCGCGGGCTGGACACGTTGGGTGAGGAGTCCATCCTGTTCGTCTCGATCATCGGCGTGTCAGCCCTCCTCCGGCCGACCAAGGAGGAGCGCGAGGCCGGCCCGTCGGACACCGGCCGGGTCATGGAAGCGACCAGGGTGCTCGGCTACGCGATGATCCCGCTCGCGCTGATCATCGGTCTGGACGTGATCGCGCACGGCGTGGTCACCCCCGGTGGCGGGTTCCAGGGTGGCATCGTGCTCGCCACCGCGATCCACCTGCTGTACGTCGCCGGCTCGTACGGGCCGCTCCAGCGGCTGCGCCCGGTCCGGATCTTCGAGCATGGCGAGGCGATCGGCGCGGCCACGTTTGCCTGCTTCGGGATCGCCGGCGCGGCCACGACCCTCGGTTTCCTCGCCAATACCCTCCCGCTCGGGACGTTCGGGCAGCTCTTCTCGGCCGGCACCGTGCCGCTGCTCAACGGCGCCGTCGGCATCGAGGTTGCGTCGGGCGTGATCGTCCTGGTCGCAAAGTTCCTCGACCAGGCCATCCTGCTGGGCCCACGGCCACGATGA
- a CDS encoding DMT family transporter translates to MLFGVLSALAAAACFAVAAVLQQRAAATRPPGEVLSPRLLLALAREPLWLAGVGTAALSYAVQAVALSQAPLAVVQPILACEVVFAIPLSVRLRRVRLRARDWVGVFGVGLGLAVSIALADPRGGTPLAPLSSWVPVVVPLGVGAAAAAAVGRAAGGTRRPMSFALSAAVLTGLEAALMAATTRRFEGGVAAGFTAWEPYAMAVCSITATLMLQSAFESGPLAVSLPIVDAVAPLLSIVIGLTLFGEQITGSPARLGLAAIALAVLLGSIVTLDTSPLVQRAAPNVQAQRRGSPTSAPSATTPTISQAT, encoded by the coding sequence ATGCTGTTCGGCGTACTTAGCGCGCTCGCGGCCGCGGCGTGCTTCGCGGTCGCGGCGGTTCTTCAGCAGCGGGCAGCGGCGACCCGCCCTCCGGGAGAGGTGTTGTCGCCACGGCTGTTGCTCGCGCTTGCACGAGAGCCACTCTGGTTGGCGGGCGTCGGCACGGCGGCGCTCTCCTACGCCGTACAAGCCGTCGCGCTGTCCCAAGCACCCTTGGCGGTGGTGCAACCGATCCTGGCTTGCGAAGTGGTGTTCGCCATCCCGCTCTCCGTGCGCCTGCGCCGCGTGCGCCTGCGGGCCCGCGACTGGGTCGGGGTGTTCGGGGTAGGGCTCGGGCTCGCGGTGTCGATCGCGCTGGCCGACCCGCGTGGCGGCACCCCGCTGGCGCCGTTGTCGTCGTGGGTCCCGGTGGTTGTCCCGCTCGGCGTGGGCGCCGCAGCTGCCGCCGCGGTCGGACGCGCCGCCGGCGGCACCCGGCGGCCGATGTCCTTCGCGCTGTCGGCCGCCGTACTGACCGGGCTGGAGGCCGCACTGATGGCGGCGACGACGCGCCGGTTCGAGGGTGGGGTGGCCGCCGGGTTCACCGCGTGGGAGCCGTACGCCATGGCGGTCTGCAGCATCACCGCCACGCTCATGCTCCAGTCGGCGTTCGAGTCCGGCCCGCTGGCCGTGAGCCTGCCGATCGTCGACGCGGTCGCGCCGCTGCTGTCCATCGTGATCGGCCTGACCCTCTTCGGCGAGCAGATCACCGGCTCGCCGGCGCGGCTCGGGCTGGCGGCGATCGCGCTGGCCGTGCTGCTGGGCAGCATCGTCACCCTCGACACCTCGCCACTCGTGCAGCGCGCGGCACCGAACGTGCAGGCTCAGCGCAGAGGCAGTCCGACCAGCGCTCCGAGTGCGACCACGCCGACCATCAGCCAGGCCACGTAG
- a CDS encoding monovalent cation/H+ antiporter complex subunit F: protein MNAWLAASAALIVIGLVPALLIGSHGDAISRLVGLELGVAVTVLFLMAFAAAVDQPSYLIVPLVLAALNVVGTLVYTRLLGPRP from the coding sequence ATGAACGCCTGGCTCGCGGCGTCGGCCGCGCTCATCGTGATCGGCCTGGTGCCGGCTCTACTGATCGGATCGCACGGTGACGCGATCTCCCGCCTGGTCGGCCTCGAGCTCGGCGTCGCGGTCACCGTCCTGTTCCTGATGGCGTTCGCGGCAGCCGTTGACCAGCCGAGCTACCTGATCGTCCCTCTCGTGCTGGCCGCATTGAACGTGGTCGGCACGCTGGTCTACACCAGGCTGTTGGGACCGCGGCCATGA
- a CDS encoding monovalent cation/H(+) antiporter subunit G → MTRDVISDALLAAALLVILLSGVGALTMRTTFGKLHYLTPVTSVAGPLFAAAIVVHTGWGITAGLQLLIVALLGVTGPILQMATGRVEAQQRGILDPTSPP, encoded by the coding sequence ATGACGCGAGACGTCATCTCCGACGCGTTGCTCGCGGCCGCGCTGCTCGTGATCCTGCTGTCGGGCGTGGGCGCGCTGACAATGCGTACGACGTTCGGCAAGCTGCACTACCTGACGCCGGTCACCTCGGTGGCGGGTCCGCTGTTCGCGGCCGCGATCGTCGTGCACACGGGCTGGGGCATCACTGCCGGGTTGCAGCTGTTGATCGTCGCGTTACTCGGAGTCACCGGGCCGATCCTGCAGATGGCGACCGGCCGGGTGGAAGCCCAGCAGCGCGGCATCCTCGACCCGACGAGCCCACCGTGA
- a CDS encoding DNA topoisomerase IB — protein sequence MPEAVPVVDLYDDAERCAELAGLRYVQAEEPGLRRARAGSGFSYRKSNGRPVSAAVRARVQALVIPPAWQEVWICADEDGHLQATGIDDRGRKQYLYHERWREVRDRLNFDRLVDFGNDLPAVRSDVDSQLRRRTFDRALVTAAMLRIVDRCGLRAGSEVYAEENDSFGLSTLTKKHVSVTRDTVTFSFPAKSKRQALVVLEDAKVARVVRRLADQRGRRLFTVDGSPVTAEEINERLGELCGSHVTLKEFRTWRGSRVAFAHLRARLGEPDRSSCVVDAIDAAAEALGNTRAVARAHYVHPEILEAYLTSDLDTFLSRHRARATRYLGADENLMHRFLHDRVDRRA from the coding sequence ATGCCCGAGGCTGTGCCGGTCGTTGATCTCTACGACGATGCCGAACGCTGCGCGGAGCTCGCCGGGTTGCGCTACGTGCAGGCGGAGGAGCCGGGGCTGCGTCGGGCGCGGGCCGGCTCCGGGTTCAGCTATCGGAAGTCGAACGGCAGGCCCGTCAGCGCGGCAGTGCGAGCGAGGGTGCAGGCACTCGTGATCCCGCCGGCCTGGCAGGAGGTCTGGATCTGCGCCGACGAGGACGGGCATCTGCAGGCCACCGGCATCGATGACCGCGGACGCAAGCAGTACCTGTACCACGAGCGATGGCGGGAAGTGCGCGACCGGCTCAACTTCGACCGGTTGGTCGACTTCGGCAATGACCTGCCGGCGGTCCGGTCCGACGTCGACAGCCAGCTGCGCCGGCGTACCTTCGACCGCGCATTGGTGACGGCGGCGATGCTGCGCATCGTCGACCGCTGCGGGCTGCGCGCCGGCTCCGAGGTGTACGCCGAGGAGAACGACAGCTTCGGGTTGAGCACGCTGACCAAGAAGCATGTGTCCGTGACGCGCGACACGGTGACCTTCTCGTTTCCGGCGAAGTCCAAGCGGCAGGCGCTCGTGGTCCTCGAGGACGCCAAGGTGGCCCGGGTGGTCCGGCGGCTGGCCGATCAGCGTGGCCGCCGGCTGTTCACGGTCGACGGGTCGCCGGTGACGGCGGAGGAGATCAACGAGCGGCTGGGTGAGCTGTGCGGCTCCCACGTGACGCTGAAGGAGTTCCGCACCTGGCGCGGGTCCCGGGTCGCCTTCGCTCACCTTCGGGCCCGGCTGGGAGAACCCGACCGCAGCAGCTGCGTGGTGGACGCGATCGACGCGGCCGCCGAGGCGCTGGGCAACACCCGGGCGGTCGCCCGTGCGCACTATGTGCATCCCGAGATCCTCGAGGCCTACCTCACCAGCGACCTCGACACCTTCCTGAGCCGGCACCGCGCCCGCGCGACCCGCTACCTCGGTGCCGACGAGAACCTCATGCACCGCTTCCTTCACGACAGGGTCGACCGGCGCGCGTGA